In one window of Camelina sativa cultivar DH55 chromosome 15, Cs, whole genome shotgun sequence DNA:
- the LOC109129195 gene encoding stress-induced protein KIN2-like, which produces MDNKQNASYQAGQATGQTKEKAGGMMDKAKDAAGSAQESLQQTGQQVKEKAQGAADVVKDKTGMNKNN; this is translated from the exons ATGGACAACAAGCAAAACGCGAGCTACCAAGCCGGTCAAGCCACTGGCCAGACTAAg gaGAAGGCAGGTGGTATGATGGACAAGGCTAAGGATGCTGCTGGTTCTGCTCAAGAATCCTTGCAACAG ACGGGACAACAAGTGAAGGAGAAGGCACAAGGAGCTGCTGATGTCGTCAAGGACAAGACCGGCATGAACAAAAACAACTAA
- the LOC104744321 gene encoding ecotropic viral integration site 5 protein homolog isoform X1 yields the protein MSRKRTENDSVSGPVVTSHVPVDRFGFLKQEHGNSPERFSKTRTTSSTDHDNREERKLRKWRKMIGVGGSDWKHYVRRKPNIVKRRIRKGIPDCLRGLVWQLISGSRDLLLMNPGVYEQLVIYETSASELDIIRDISRTFPSHVFFQKRHGPGQRSLYNVLKAYSVYDRDVGYVQGMGFIAGLLLLYMSEEDAFWLLVALLKGAVHAPMEGLYHAGLPLVQQYLFQLESLVKELIPKLGEHFTEEMINPSMYASQWFITVFSYSFPFPLALRIWDVFLSEGVKIVFKVGLALLKYCQDELVKLPFEKLIHALKQFPEDAMNPDTLLPLAYSIKVSKRLEELKLDYEKTNAKPVQP from the exons ATGAGTAGAAAACGAACGGAAAACGACAGTGTATCAGGACCAGTCGTCACTTCTCATGTTCCGGTGGATAGATTCGGGTTCCTGAAGCAAGAGCATGGCAATTCTCCAGAGCGTTTTAGCAAGACTAGAACTACATCATCTACTGACCATGACAACAG AGAGGAGAGAAAGCTGAGAAAATGGAGGAAGATGATTGGGGTTGGAGGTAGTGACTGGAAGCATTACGTTAGGAGAAAACCTAATATTGTCAAAAGGCGTATACGAAAAGGGATCCCAGATTGCTTACGAGGTCTTGTTTGGCAACTAATTTCAGGAAGTAGAGACCTTTTGCTTATGAATCCTGGTGTTTATGAG cAATTGGTGATTTATGAAACATCGGCATCAGAACTTGATATCATTCGAGACATATCCCGTACTTTCCCATCACATGTTTTCTTTCAGAAGAGACATGGACCTGGGCAAAGATCTTTATACAATGTCCTTAAGGCATACTCGGTTTATGACAGAGATGTTGGATATGTTCAG GGGATGGGGTTTATAGCCGGTTTGTTGCTTCTTTATATGAGCGAAGAAGATGCGTTCTGGCTATTGGTTGCATTGCTAAAAGGAGCTGTTCATGCTCCAATGGAAGGGCTATATCAT GCAGGGCTTCCTCTTGTACAGCAATACCTGTTTCAGTTAGAAAGCTTGGTAAAAGAGCTAATTCCAAAGCTCGGAGAACATTTTACTGAAGAAATGATCAATCCGAGTATGTATGCAAGTCAATGGTTCATCACCGTCTTCTCTTATTCATTTCCTTTTCCTTTGGCTCTACGGATATGGGATGTGTTTCTCTCCGAG GGTGTTAAAATCGTGTTCAAAGTCGGCTTAGCATTGTTGAAGTATTGCCAAGATGAGTTG GTAAAATTAccatttgaaaaattaatacatGCTCTGAAACAATTCCCGGAAGATGCAATGAATCCAGATACATTGCTTCCATTGGCCTACTCTATTaag GTATCAAAGCGTTTGGAAGAACTGAAACTGGACTATGAAAAGACTAATGCCAAACCGGTTCAAC CATAG
- the LOC104744321 gene encoding ecotropic viral integration site 5 protein homolog isoform X2 — protein MSRKRTENDSVSGPVVTSHVPVDRFGFLKQEHGNSPERFSKTRTTSSTDHDNREERKLRKWRKMIGVGGSDWKHYVRRKPNIVKRRIRKGIPDCLRGLVWQLISGSRDLLLMNPGVYEQLVIYETSASELDIIRDISRTFPSHVFFQKRHGPGQRSLYNVLKAYSVYDRDVGYVQGMGFIAGLLLLYMSEEDAFWLLVALLKGAVHAPMEGLYHAGLPLVQQYLFQLESLVKELIPKLGEHFTEEMINPSMYASQWFITVFSYSFPFPLALRIWDVFLSEGVKIVFKVGLALLKYCQDELVKLPFEKLIHALKQFPEDAMNPDTLLPLAYSIKVSKRLEELKLDYEKTNAKPVQP, from the exons ATGAGTAGAAAACGAACGGAAAACGACAGTGTATCAGGACCAGTCGTCACTTCTCATGTTCCGGTGGATAGATTCGGGTTCCTGAAGCAAGAGCATGGCAATTCTCCAGAGCGTTTTAGCAAGACTAGAACTACATCATCTACTGACCATGACAACAG AGAGGAGAGAAAGCTGAGAAAATGGAGGAAGATGATTGGGGTTGGAGGTAGTGACTGGAAGCATTACGTTAGGAGAAAACCTAATATTGTCAAAAGGCGTATACGAAAAGGGATCCCAGATTGCTTACGAGGTCTTGTTTGGCAACTAATTTCAGGAAGTAGAGACCTTTTGCTTATGAATCCTGGTGTTTATGAG cAATTGGTGATTTATGAAACATCGGCATCAGAACTTGATATCATTCGAGACATATCCCGTACTTTCCCATCACATGTTTTCTTTCAGAAGAGACATGGACCTGGGCAAAGATCTTTATACAATGTCCTTAAGGCATACTCGGTTTATGACAGAGATGTTGGATATGTTCAG GGGATGGGGTTTATAGCCGGTTTGTTGCTTCTTTATATGAGCGAAGAAGATGCGTTCTGGCTATTGGTTGCATTGCTAAAAGGAGCTGTTCATGCTCCAATGGAAGGGCTATATCAT GCAGGGCTTCCTCTTGTACAGCAATACCTGTTTCAGTTAGAAAGCTTGGTAAAAGAGCTAATTCCAAAGCTCGGAGAACATTTTACTGAAGAAATGATCAATCCGAGTATGTATGCAAGTCAATGGTTCATCACCGTCTTCTCTTATTCATTTCCTTTTCCTTTGGCTCTACGGATATGGGATGTGTTTCTCTCCGAG GGTGTTAAAATCGTGTTCAAAGTCGGCTTAGCATTGTTGAAGTATTGCCAAGATGAGTTG GTAAAATTAccatttgaaaaattaatacatGCTCTGAAACAATTCCCGGAAGATGCAATGAATCCAGATACATTGCTTCCATTGGCCTACTCTATTaag GTATCAAAGCGTTTGGAAGAACTGAAACTGGACTATGAAAAGACTAATGCCAAACCGGTTCAACCATAG
- the LOC104744320 gene encoding uncharacterized protein LOC104744320 produces the protein MSPSLKSVFAQLQRQSRLVRGSSRNFSSTTRNNNASNGGGGGAVQDRGPMVTLCKFRFSSSVVLGYFVGAGFEIMELSKTSRRLYEKKSPSWKNLRSNWSRICIRRFFMDPRINEFRRKALCLVS, from the exons ATGTCGCCGAGTCTGAAATCCGTCTTTGCGCAG TTACAACGGCAATCGAGACTCGTCCGTGGTTCTAGCCGCAATTTCTCTTCAACGACCCGTAACAACAACG CATCCAATGGAGGCGGAGGAGGTGCTGTCCAAGACCGCGGGCCAATGGTTACGCTTTGCAAGTTTAGGTTTAGCTCATCAGTAGTGCTTGGATATTTTGTTGGCGCTGGTTTTG AGATAATGGAACTTTCTAAAACGTCACGGAGACTTTATGAGAAAAAGAGCCCCTCCTGGAAAAACTTGAGATCGAATTG GAGTCGAATATGTATAAGGAGATTCTTTATGGACCCCAGAATAAATGAGTTCAGAAGGAAAGCACTGTGTTTAGTTTCTTAG
- the LOC104744323 gene encoding S-adenosylmethionine decarboxylase proenzyme 1: MALSAIGFEGYEKRLEVSFFEPSIFQDSKGLGLRALTKSQLDDILTPAACTIVSSLSNDHLDSYVLSESSFFVYPYKVIIKTCGTTKLLLSIPPLLKLAGELSLSVKSVKYTRGSFLCPGGQPFPHRSFSEEVSVLDGHFTQLGLNSVAYLMGNDDETKQWHVYAASAQDSGNCNNNVYTLEMCMTGLDREKALVFYKDESDKTGSMTDNSGIRKILPKSQICDFEFEPCGYSMNSIEGDAISTIHVTPEDGFSYASFEAVGYDFNTMDLSQLVTRVLSCFEPKQFSVAVHSSVGVNAYKPEISVDLEDYGCRERTFESLGEESGTVMYQTFEKLGKYCGSPRSTLKCEWSSNNSCSSEDEKDEGI, encoded by the coding sequence ATGGCCTTATCTGCAATCGGTTTCGAAGGTTACGAGAAACGGCTCGAGGTTTCTTTCTTTGAGCCTAGCATCTTTCAAGACTCCAAGGGACTTGGGCTCCGTGCTCTAACCAAGTCCCAGCTTGATGATATTCTCACTCCTGCTGCATGCACGATCGTTTCGTCTCTCTCCAACGATCATTTGGACTCTTACGTGCTCTCTGAGTCCAGCTTCTTTGTCTACCCCTACAAAGTCATCATCAAGACTTGCGGTACCACTAAGCTCCTCCTCTCTATCCCGCCACTTCTTAAGCTGGCTGGTGAGCTCTCTCTGAGTGTCAAGTCTGTTAAGTACACTCGTGGCTCCTTCCTCTGCCCTGGAGGTCAGCCTTTCCCTCACCGCAGCTTCTCTGAAGAAGTCTCTGTTCTTGATGGGCACTTTACTCAGCTGGGTTTGAACAGCGTGGCCTACTTGATGGGCAATGATGATGAGACTAAGCAATGGCACGTCTATGCTGCCTCTGCCCAGGACTCTGGCAACTGCAACAACAATGTCTACACGCTTGAGATGTGCATGACGGGTCTCGACAGAGAGAAAGCTCTCGTCTTCTACAAGGATGAATCTGACAAGACCGGGTCCATGACTGACAACTCTGGAATCAGAAAGATCCTTCCCAAGTCCCAGATCTGCGACTTTGAATTCGAGCCCTGTGGCTACTCTATGAACTCAATTGAAGGAGATGCAATCTCCACGATCCATGTGACCCCCGAGGATGGGTTTAGCTACGCTAGCTTCGAAGCTGTGGGTTATGACTTCAACACTATGGACCTGAGCCAGCTGGTGACAAGGGTTCTGTCTTGCTTTGAGCCCAAGCAATTCTCTGTGGCTGTGCACTCGAGCGTTGGAGTGAACGCGTACAAGCCAGAGATCAGTGTAGACTTGGAAGACTATGGGTGCAGAGAGAGGACATTTGAGTCTCTAGGAGAAGAGAGTGGAACAGTGATGTATCAGACGTTTGAGAAACTTGGTAAGTACTGTGGATCGCCTAGATCTACCTTGAAGTGTGAATGGAGCAGCAACAATAGCTGCAGCAGCGAGGACGAGAAGGACGAGGGAATCTAG